Proteins found in one Haloferax litoreum genomic segment:
- a CDS encoding MBL fold metallo-hydrolase, with amino-acid sequence MAIGDVEPVPNSTDVYYVDTGMYEVEKYGSVFLIDAEKPALIDTGIAADREHVFGMLDEVGVDDLEYILPTHVHLDHAGGAGYLAERYPDATVMTHEIGAPHLVDPTRLVEGTKAAVEDQWRFYDEPLPIDEDRVEPLTDGDEIDLGDRTLTVSHAPGHAPHQVMFHDDGDDVLFVGDAMGIWEPKTETLRQTSPPAQFHLQKALDDVQTVEEIEPETLCFGHFGPHEYTKAFAEEYKRVLVEWVEAIRQKRDELGDDEAVIQHFVEHTQMDEVWGVRKAHDEERLNTRGVLGYLDYVGDDE; translated from the coding sequence ATGGCCATTGGCGACGTCGAACCCGTGCCGAACAGCACGGACGTCTATTACGTCGATACAGGGATGTACGAAGTCGAGAAGTACGGGTCGGTGTTCCTCATCGACGCAGAGAAACCAGCGCTCATCGACACGGGCATCGCCGCGGACCGCGAACACGTCTTCGGGATGCTCGACGAAGTCGGCGTCGACGACCTCGAATACATCTTGCCGACACACGTCCACCTCGACCACGCCGGCGGTGCTGGGTATCTCGCCGAGCGATATCCCGACGCCACCGTCATGACGCACGAAATCGGTGCCCCACACCTCGTGGACCCGACGCGACTCGTCGAGGGCACGAAGGCTGCCGTCGAAGACCAGTGGCGCTTCTACGACGAACCACTCCCGATAGACGAAGACCGCGTGGAACCGCTCACCGACGGCGACGAGATCGACCTCGGCGACCGGACGCTCACCGTCTCCCACGCACCGGGCCACGCGCCGCATCAGGTCATGTTCCACGACGACGGCGACGACGTCCTGTTCGTCGGTGACGCGATGGGCATCTGGGAACCGAAGACAGAGACCCTCCGCCAGACTTCGCCACCGGCGCAGTTCCACCTCCAGAAGGCGCTCGACGACGTGCAAACGGTCGAAGAAATCGAGCCTGAGACGCTCTGTTTCGGCCACTTCGGCCCACACGAGTACACGAAAGCGTTCGCCGAGGAGTACAAGCGCGTCCTCGTGGAGTGGGTCGAAGCAATCCGCCAGAAGCGCGACGAACTCGGCGACGACGAGGCGGTCATCCAGCACTTCGTCGAACACACGCAGATGGACGAGGTGTGGGGCGTGCGGAAAGCCCACGACGAAGAGCGACTGAACACCCGCGGCGTCCTCGGGTACCTCGACTACGTCGGCGACGACGAGTAG